The Polynucleobacter sp. TSB-Sco08W16 genome includes a region encoding these proteins:
- a CDS encoding RNA methyltransferase: MDKHQAQLVRWVLVETSHPGNVGSAARALKTMGFKDLCLIDPKIKGIAQQPEAIALASGASDLLESAEELGSLDDAVQGCSLVLGLTSREREFGPPALAWESARELITQIVCNQGRVALVFGPERTGLENHHLSLCTHRVWLEANPDYPSLNLAQALMVCAYTLREALKELVSKDLAGNTELSNYADPAAVAAMLEHWRDGLEAIGYLDPANPKKLMPRLEALFARSRLRKEEIDLLRGIAKQMLLRK, translated from the coding sequence GTACGCTGGGTTCTCGTAGAAACAAGTCACCCTGGCAATGTGGGCTCAGCAGCGCGAGCTCTCAAAACCATGGGGTTTAAAGACCTATGCTTGATTGATCCCAAAATCAAAGGAATTGCTCAGCAGCCAGAGGCGATTGCCCTCGCTAGCGGAGCGTCTGACCTTCTTGAGTCTGCAGAAGAATTGGGCTCCCTTGATGATGCTGTCCAGGGCTGCTCATTAGTTTTAGGCCTTACAAGCCGTGAACGTGAATTCGGGCCGCCCGCTTTGGCTTGGGAATCCGCAAGAGAGCTCATCACTCAAATAGTATGCAATCAAGGTCGCGTTGCCTTGGTATTTGGTCCAGAGAGAACGGGGCTCGAGAACCACCACCTGTCTTTATGCACCCATCGCGTTTGGCTGGAGGCCAACCCCGACTACCCCTCATTAAATCTGGCTCAAGCCCTCATGGTATGCGCCTACACCCTCAGAGAGGCCCTTAAAGAGCTTGTTTCAAAGGATTTAGCTGGCAATACAGAATTATCAAATTATGCCGATCCAGCCGCTGTAGCCGCCATGCTGGAACACTGGCGCGATGGTCTGGAGGCTATTGGCTACCTTGACCCTGCAAATCCCAAGAAATTGATGCCCCGCTTAGAGGCTTTATTTGCTCGCAGTCGTCTGCGTAAGGAAGAAATTGATCTACTACGTGGCATCGCAAAACAGATGCTCCTGAGAAAATAA
- the cysE gene encoding serine O-acetyltransferase — protein MFNSLFDQVDSIIVRDPAARNRLEVITCYQGLHAVWFHRISHALWNIGLKWIARVLSMVSRFITGIEIHPGAKIGQRVFLDHGLGIVIGETTEIGDDCTIYQGVTLGGTSLYKGVKRHPTLGKGVVVSAGAKVLGGFTVGDGARIGSNAVVLKEIPAGATAVGIPARVLHPDLPQSVDSKTKEYFSAYGVTPNVDDPVSMALKGLIDATIEQEAKIAQLEKALAKLSNTPTDATASSDTKRDLGAMKEWLKE, from the coding sequence ATGTTTAATTCCCTCTTCGACCAAGTCGACTCCATCATCGTTCGTGATCCTGCCGCAAGAAACCGCCTTGAGGTGATTACTTGCTACCAAGGCTTGCATGCCGTTTGGTTTCATCGTATTTCTCATGCGCTATGGAATATCGGTCTCAAGTGGATTGCGCGGGTTCTCTCAATGGTGTCACGCTTCATTACCGGCATTGAAATTCATCCGGGAGCGAAGATTGGGCAACGTGTGTTTTTAGATCACGGTCTTGGGATTGTGATTGGCGAGACTACCGAAATAGGTGATGACTGCACAATCTACCAAGGTGTTACGCTGGGTGGTACTTCTCTTTATAAGGGAGTAAAGCGTCACCCCACCCTGGGTAAAGGGGTTGTTGTTAGTGCTGGTGCAAAAGTACTCGGTGGCTTTACAGTTGGAGATGGGGCACGTATTGGCTCTAATGCAGTCGTTCTCAAAGAAATTCCAGCAGGTGCAACTGCAGTAGGTATTCCTGCGCGGGTTTTGCATCCCGATCTACCGCAGAGCGTAGACAGCAAAACTAAAGAATATTTTTCTGCATATGGTGTCACACCCAATGTAGATGATCCAGTATCAATGGCACTCAAGGGTTTAATAGATGCCACGATTGAACAAGAAGCCAAAATTGCTCAGCTTGAAAAAGCCTTAGCAAAACTCAGCAACACACCAACCGATGCTACAGCTAGCAGCGATACCAAGCGGGATCTTGGCGCCATGAAAGAATGGCTAAAGGAGTAA